Proteins from a genomic interval of Sporolactobacillus sp. Y61:
- the atpE gene encoding F0F1 ATP synthase subunit C, with protein MTTILAGALMIGLGALAAGIGDSILFARYMEGIARQPEARGTLFGQTMILFGLIEALPIISIAFGILVLFGIVG; from the coding sequence ATGACTACAATTCTTGCTGGTGCACTCATGATCGGTTTAGGAGCTCTTGCAGCAGGTATCGGCGACAGTATTCTGTTCGCACGTTATATGGAAGGGATCGCGCGTCAGCCGGAAGCAAGGGGCACACTCTTTGGCCAGACCATGATTCTTTTCGGACTGATTGAAGCCCTGCCGATCATCTCTATCGCATTCGGCATCCTGGTTCTCTTCGGGATCGTAGGCTGA
- the atpD gene encoding F0F1 ATP synthase subunit beta yields the protein MNKGYITQVTGPVVDVKFDRGQLPDIHNALTVNYKAKSSDEADIHLTLEVALHLGDDSVRTIAMDSTDGLVRGTDVVDTGAPISVPVGSATLGRVFNVLGEPIDGKPLAPDVQKSSIHKEPPKFADLSTKTEVLETGIKVIDLLTPYVKGGKIGLFGGAGVGKTVLIQELIHNIAEEHHGVSVFAGVGERTREGNDLYYEMTDSGVIKQTAMVFGQMNEPPGARMRVALSGLTMAEYFRDVENQDVLLFIDNIFRFTQAGSEVSALLGRLPSAVGYQPTLATEMGRLQERITSTKKGSVTSIQAVYVPADDYTDPAPATTFSHLDATTNLERSLTQIGIYPAVDPLASTSRALSPDIVGEEHYAVAERVQETLQKYRELQDIIAILGMDELSDEDKLTVSRARRIQFFLGQNFHVAQQFTGVPGSYVSVEDTIKGFKGILDGKYDDVPEEAFRNTGTIEDVLERAKQLA from the coding sequence ATGAATAAGGGTTATATTACTCAGGTAACCGGACCGGTTGTCGACGTCAAATTCGACCGCGGCCAGCTTCCTGATATTCATAACGCTCTGACGGTTAATTATAAAGCGAAGTCCTCTGATGAAGCGGATATCCATCTGACACTGGAGGTAGCCCTTCACCTGGGTGATGATTCCGTTCGAACCATCGCGATGGACTCAACGGACGGACTTGTCCGTGGTACGGATGTTGTCGACACGGGGGCACCTATTTCTGTTCCTGTCGGATCTGCTACGCTTGGACGTGTGTTTAATGTCCTTGGCGAACCCATTGACGGTAAACCGCTTGCTCCCGATGTACAGAAAAGTTCTATTCATAAAGAACCTCCGAAATTCGCCGATCTGTCGACGAAGACGGAAGTTCTTGAAACGGGGATCAAGGTTATTGACCTCCTGACCCCTTATGTCAAAGGCGGTAAAATCGGCCTGTTCGGCGGTGCCGGTGTCGGTAAAACCGTTCTGATTCAGGAACTGATCCACAACATCGCCGAAGAACATCACGGCGTGTCGGTTTTTGCCGGTGTCGGTGAACGGACACGTGAAGGAAACGACCTTTACTATGAAATGACCGACTCAGGCGTTATCAAACAGACCGCCATGGTTTTCGGTCAGATGAATGAGCCGCCGGGTGCCCGTATGCGTGTCGCCCTGTCCGGTCTGACCATGGCGGAATATTTCCGTGACGTTGAAAACCAGGACGTGCTTCTGTTTATCGACAATATTTTCCGTTTCACACAGGCCGGTTCTGAAGTATCCGCGCTGCTGGGCCGCCTGCCCTCCGCCGTTGGTTACCAGCCGACGCTGGCAACCGAAATGGGCCGTCTGCAGGAGCGAATCACATCAACGAAAAAGGGTTCTGTTACCTCGATCCAGGCCGTTTATGTGCCGGCCGATGACTACACCGACCCGGCTCCGGCAACGACATTCTCACACCTGGACGCCACGACGAACCTTGAACGTTCACTGACTCAGATTGGTATTTATCCGGCCGTGGATCCGCTCGCATCAACATCCCGCGCGCTTTCACCCGACATCGTCGGCGAAGAGCATTATGCGGTAGCCGAACGGGTTCAGGAAACATTGCAGAAATATCGCGAACTGCAGGATATTATCGCCATTCTCGGTATGGATGAACTCTCAGACGAAGACAAGCTGACTGTCAGCCGTGCCCGTCGTATTCAGTTCTTCCTTGGCCAGAACTTCCATGTTGCCCAACAGTTCACCGGTGTCCCCGGATCTTATGTATCTGTTGAAGATACGATCAAAGGGTTCAAGGGCATCCTTGACGGCAAGTATGATGATGTGCCTGAAGAAGCATTCCGCAATACAGGTACAATCGAAGACGTTCTGGAAAGAGCGAAACAGCTGGCCTGA
- the atpB gene encoding F0F1 ATP synthase subunit A: MDLTPKVKFLGMTFDLTVIIGSVVAAILVFLLVTALTRKLTIRPTGKQNVMEYVIDFISGITGIMMEKKESYKYISFALTTFLFIMISNLLGVIVIVTAEVAGPIPQLGITADMLKSTHEVSWFKSPTSDLNVTVAMAGAVLIYSHFAGVVKHPGTYVKDYFKPYAWMLPFNIIDELAKPVTHAARLWANIFAGEVLILILRQGTLYLTALPLAAWMGFSVFVGVIQAYIFTVLAMVYIGQKVSAE, translated from the coding sequence TTGGATCTGACTCCGAAAGTTAAGTTTCTCGGTATGACCTTTGATCTCACGGTGATTATTGGCAGTGTGGTTGCAGCCATCCTTGTTTTTCTGCTTGTCACAGCGCTGACACGGAAATTGACTATCCGGCCGACGGGTAAGCAGAATGTGATGGAATACGTGATCGATTTTATTAGCGGGATCACAGGGATCATGATGGAAAAAAAGGAATCGTACAAGTATATCAGCTTTGCCCTGACGACTTTCCTCTTTATCATGATCTCCAACCTGCTGGGCGTTATCGTCATTGTTACTGCGGAAGTAGCAGGACCGATTCCGCAACTGGGCATTACAGCGGATATGCTGAAGTCGACACATGAAGTGAGCTGGTTTAAATCACCGACTTCGGACCTGAACGTCACTGTCGCCATGGCCGGAGCTGTCTTGATTTATTCTCACTTCGCAGGTGTGGTGAAGCATCCGGGCACCTATGTAAAAGATTATTTCAAGCCTTATGCATGGATGCTGCCATTTAATATCATTGATGAACTGGCCAAGCCGGTAACACACGCCGCCCGTCTGTGGGCGAACATCTTTGCCGGAGAAGTGCTGATCCTGATTCTGCGGCAGGGTACACTGTATTTAACGGCGCTCCCGCTTGCCGCCTGGATGGGCTTTTCAGTCTTCGTCGGCGTGATCCAGGCTTACATTTTTACCGTACTGGCCATGGTCTACATCGGGCAGAAAGTGTCGGCGGAATAG
- the atpF gene encoding F0F1 ATP synthase subunit B — protein MQFSLGTILAQIVIFLILMALVAWKAVGPIARVMEKRRKYINNQINEAEGNRDEAQKYLDQQKSELDKMRRESRDLIEQAKSQAAAESKSIIDAAKNRSDLLIKEAHEEIDSEKAKAIASIRDEVADLSVMLASKVLEKEINAKDYTEEIDQLMKQVGNQQ, from the coding sequence ATGCAATTTTCCCTGGGAACAATTCTGGCTCAAATCGTCATTTTTCTGATTCTGATGGCGCTTGTTGCCTGGAAGGCTGTTGGACCGATTGCAAGAGTAATGGAAAAACGCAGAAAATATATCAATAATCAGATCAATGAAGCTGAAGGCAACCGCGATGAAGCTCAGAAATATCTGGATCAGCAGAAAAGTGAACTTGACAAGATGCGCCGCGAATCGCGAGACTTGATCGAACAGGCGAAAAGCCAGGCAGCTGCCGAGTCGAAAAGCATTATCGATGCGGCGAAAAACCGCTCCGATCTCCTGATTAAGGAAGCACACGAAGAAATTGACAGTGAAAAGGCCAAAGCCATTGCTTCGATACGTGATGAAGTGGCTGATCTCTCCGTGATGCTGGCTTCCAAAGTGCTTGAAAAAGAGATCAATGCCAAAGATTATACAGAAGAGATTGACCAGTTGATGAAACAGGTGGGGAACCAGCAATGA
- the atpC gene encoding ATP synthase F1 subunit epsilon — MSTVHTEIVTPAGKVYEGDVHMVCVRSANGDMGILPHHMPIVAPLQIALVRLKHEDEKITDYAAVHGGFIQVSRDRITILSEAAEMKDQIDVERAKKAKAEVDAALDRLHETSEGYYEARLKQKRAELRLETAAIDDTVPKV, encoded by the coding sequence ATGAGCACTGTGCATACGGAGATCGTCACACCCGCAGGCAAAGTGTATGAAGGAGACGTCCACATGGTTTGCGTCCGGTCGGCAAACGGCGACATGGGCATCCTGCCCCATCACATGCCAATTGTCGCACCGCTCCAGATCGCTCTTGTTCGTCTCAAACACGAAGATGAAAAAATCACAGACTACGCCGCGGTCCATGGTGGCTTCATCCAGGTTAGCCGCGACCGCATCACGATTCTTTCGGAAGCAGCCGAAATGAAAGATCAGATCGACGTTGAACGTGCCAAAAAGGCTAAGGCTGAAGTCGACGCCGCACTCGACAGACTTCACGAAACCTCAGAAGGTTACTATGAAGCCCGTCTGAAACAAAAACGCGCCGAACTTCGCCTGGAAACAGCCGCGATTGATGACACGGTTCCGAAAGTATGA
- the atpG gene encoding ATP synthase F1 subunit gamma, with the protein MPSMRDIKEKIASTKKMRKITKAMQMVSAAKLNHAQNSAQNYAAYMEGLKEVVASIASGKQSEANSRHPMLESRPVKKAAYFVITADRGLAGAYNGNILKYTQELIRKNHHSPEEYTIIVTGKVGLNFFRKRNYPVVYSQTDMPDILTFDDTIGLARKMVALYDDKKIDALHLIYNHFVNAMTQRLVDSQLLPIQNVLSKATKKTNYAYEPDEDEVLDKLLPLYAEGQIYGALLDAKAAEHAARSTAMRSASDNANDIIDNLSLSFNRARQAAITQEITEIVGGAAALE; encoded by the coding sequence ATGCCTTCGATGCGCGACATTAAGGAGAAGATCGCTTCTACCAAAAAGATGCGCAAAATTACCAAAGCCATGCAGATGGTTTCGGCTGCGAAGCTCAATCATGCACAGAACAGTGCGCAGAATTACGCGGCTTACATGGAAGGCCTGAAAGAAGTCGTTGCCAGTATTGCCAGCGGAAAACAGTCAGAGGCAAACAGCAGGCATCCCATGCTTGAGAGCCGTCCGGTAAAAAAGGCCGCCTATTTTGTGATCACCGCCGACCGCGGACTTGCCGGAGCTTACAATGGTAATATCCTGAAATATACCCAGGAGCTGATTCGGAAAAACCATCACTCCCCGGAGGAATATACCATTATTGTCACCGGTAAGGTTGGGCTGAATTTTTTCAGGAAACGCAATTACCCGGTCGTTTACAGCCAGACGGACATGCCGGATATACTGACTTTTGATGATACGATTGGACTGGCAAGGAAAATGGTTGCACTTTATGATGATAAAAAAATTGATGCACTGCATCTGATCTATAACCATTTTGTCAATGCGATGACACAGAGGCTTGTCGACAGCCAGCTTCTTCCGATACAGAATGTATTGAGCAAGGCAACAAAGAAGACCAATTATGCCTATGAACCTGATGAAGACGAAGTGCTTGATAAACTGCTGCCACTCTACGCAGAAGGGCAGATCTACGGTGCTCTGCTCGATGCCAAGGCGGCCGAACACGCGGCACGTTCAACTGCCATGAGGAGCGCATCGGATAACGCGAACGATATTATCGACAACCTGTCGCTGTCGTTCAACCGTGCGCGTCAGGCAGCGATTACTCAGGAAATTACTGAAATTGTCGGCGGAGCTGCCGCCCTCGAATAA
- a CDS encoding F0F1 ATP synthase subunit delta, with amino-acid sequence MSQIVANRYAKALFEVAEERGAIDAVEAQLNAVANTLTGNEDLRVILTHPQVSGGNKKALVEKLFANTTGTEVMNLLRMLIDRKRESIIGDVLEAFTHMADLKRGILDVTVTTAVPLNEEEESDLSSRLSRVLGKKLRMHVKVKSEIIGGILLRIGDKVYDGTIAGKLAEFKQEIKVGKQG; translated from the coding sequence ATGAGCCAGATCGTAGCGAACCGTTATGCAAAAGCACTTTTTGAAGTAGCTGAAGAACGCGGCGCCATTGATGCTGTTGAAGCCCAGTTGAATGCAGTCGCGAATACACTGACGGGAAATGAAGATCTCCGCGTCATACTGACGCATCCGCAGGTTTCAGGCGGTAATAAGAAAGCACTGGTCGAAAAACTTTTTGCAAATACCACTGGCACTGAAGTTATGAATCTGCTGAGAATGCTCATCGATCGAAAACGCGAATCGATCATCGGTGATGTGCTTGAAGCTTTTACGCACATGGCGGATCTGAAACGGGGGATCCTCGACGTGACGGTCACAACAGCCGTCCCTCTGAACGAAGAGGAAGAAAGCGACCTGTCTTCCCGACTCAGCCGGGTGTTGGGTAAAAAGCTCCGCATGCACGTGAAGGTGAAATCAGAGATCATCGGCGGCATTCTGCTCCGCATTGGTGACAAAGTGTACGACGGAACAATTGCCGGCAAACTGGCAGAATTCAAACAGGAGATTAAAGTAGGTAAACAGGGGTGA
- the atpA gene encoding F0F1 ATP synthase subunit alpha, with protein sequence MSIKAEEISSLIKQQIENYQSTVEVSEVGTVITVGDGIARVHGLDRVMSGELVEFSNGVMGLAQNLEEDNVGIVILGPYTDIHEGDEVKRTGRIMQVPVGKALLGRVVNPLGQPIDGKGPIVTDKTRPVEKKAPGVMDRKSVFEPLQTGIKAIDSMIPIGRGQRELIIGDRQTGKTAIAVDTIINQKDQDVISIYVAIGQKESTVAGVVDTLKKYGVMDKTIVVSAGASEPAPLLYLAPYAGVTMGEEFMYNGKHVLIVYDDLSKQAAAYRELSLLLRRPPGREAFPGDVFYLHSRLLERAAKLSDKLGGGSITALPIIETQAGDISAYIPTNVISITDGQIFLESNLFYSGIRPAVDAGTSVSRVGGAAQIKAMRKVAGTLKLDLASYRELEAFSQFGSDLDKATKAKLDRGARTVEVLKQDIHKPYPVEDQVVVLYALTKGFIDDVPIGDIKRFEKEFLAYLKQNVPELPEKIRKTGNLPDAKEFEKAITAFKKTFAATHAE encoded by the coding sequence GTGAGCATTAAAGCGGAAGAAATCAGCTCGCTGATCAAACAGCAGATTGAAAACTATCAATCGACTGTTGAAGTGAGCGAAGTCGGCACAGTCATCACTGTCGGCGACGGCATTGCCCGCGTCCACGGTCTTGACCGTGTCATGTCCGGCGAGCTCGTTGAATTCTCCAACGGTGTCATGGGTTTGGCTCAGAACCTTGAAGAAGACAATGTAGGTATCGTCATTCTTGGCCCTTATACAGATATCCACGAAGGTGATGAAGTCAAACGTACCGGACGTATCATGCAGGTCCCGGTAGGTAAGGCTTTGCTCGGCCGGGTTGTGAACCCTCTCGGCCAGCCGATTGATGGAAAAGGACCGATTGTTACAGATAAAACCCGTCCGGTTGAGAAAAAAGCGCCGGGCGTTATGGATCGTAAATCCGTATTCGAACCGCTGCAGACCGGAATTAAAGCGATCGATTCCATGATTCCGATTGGACGCGGCCAGCGTGAATTGATCATTGGTGACCGTCAGACCGGTAAGACGGCGATTGCGGTCGATACGATCATCAACCAGAAAGATCAGGATGTCATCAGTATTTACGTCGCTATCGGCCAGAAGGAATCAACAGTAGCCGGCGTTGTCGATACGCTGAAGAAATATGGTGTGATGGATAAAACAATCGTCGTTTCCGCCGGAGCTTCCGAGCCGGCGCCGCTGCTTTATCTGGCACCTTATGCCGGCGTCACAATGGGTGAGGAATTCATGTACAACGGCAAGCACGTTCTGATTGTCTATGATGACCTTTCCAAGCAGGCAGCGGCATACCGTGAACTTTCCTTGCTGCTTCGCCGTCCGCCGGGCCGTGAAGCCTTCCCTGGCGATGTGTTTTACCTGCACTCAAGACTGCTCGAGCGTGCGGCAAAACTGAGTGATAAACTCGGCGGCGGTTCCATTACCGCGCTGCCGATCATTGAAACACAGGCCGGGGATATCTCAGCTTACATCCCAACGAACGTGATTTCGATAACAGACGGTCAGATTTTCCTTGAATCCAATCTGTTCTACTCAGGTATTCGTCCGGCGGTAGATGCCGGTACATCGGTATCCCGTGTTGGTGGTGCCGCTCAGATCAAGGCAATGAGGAAAGTTGCTGGTACACTGAAACTGGATTTGGCTTCTTACCGTGAACTTGAAGCCTTCTCACAGTTCGGTTCTGATCTGGATAAAGCGACAAAAGCCAAGCTGGATCGTGGTGCCCGTACAGTTGAAGTCCTGAAACAGGACATCCACAAACCCTATCCTGTTGAAGATCAGGTCGTTGTCCTTTACGCATTAACCAAAGGATTTATCGATGATGTGCCGATCGGTGACATCAAACGTTTTGAAAAGGAATTTCTCGCTTACCTGAAACAGAATGTTCCGGAACTCCCTGAAAAGATCAGGAAGACAGGAAATCTTCCGGACGCAAAGGAATTCGAAAAGGCGATCACTGCATTCAAGAAAACCTTCGCAGCAACACATGCTGAATAA